In Mercurialis annua linkage group LG5, ddMerAnnu1.2, whole genome shotgun sequence, a single genomic region encodes these proteins:
- the LOC126681093 gene encoding probable ribosome-binding factor A, chloroplastic, which translates to MLHLQLHHHPLPNYHPISHNPFPIWTPKSATHVQFPQKKSLINTIKCMANPRRVKMVAKQIQRELSDMLLTDKVLQYAILPEAALGADKYLSSLTTISDVEVSGDLQVVKVYVSVFGDDRGKEVALAGLKAKAKYVRSELGRRMKLRLTPEIRFVEDESFERGSRVIAILDKLKAGKEDDLSEDELSDSSDSPQDDRDWEGDDPDEEIIYVN; encoded by the exons ATGCTTCATTTACAATTACACCATCatcccctccccaattatcaccCAATCTCTCACAACCCGTTTCCAATTTGGACTCCAAAATCAGCTACCCATGTCCAATTTCCACAAAAAAAGTCTCTGATTAACACCATAAAATGTATGGCTAATCCCAGAAGAGTAAAAATGGTGGCCAAGCAGATACAGAGAGAGCTTTCTGATATGCTTTTAACTGATAAAGTATTACAGTATGCTATTTTGCCTGAGGCTGCTTTGGGTGCTGACAAATATTTGTCTTCACTCACTACCATCAGTGATGTTGAAGTTTCTGGTGATTTGCAG GTTGTTAAAGTGTATGTGTCTGTTTTTGGAGATGATAGAGGAAAGGAAGTTGCACTTGCCGGGTTAAAGGCGAAAGCTAAGTATGTTAGGAGCGAACTAGGGAGGCGTATGAAGCTGAGATTGACTCCTGAGATACGGTTTGTGGAAGATGAATCATTTGAGAGAGGAAGTAGG GTAATTGCGATATTAGATAAACTTAAAGCCGGGAAAGAGGATGACTTGAGCGAAGATGAGCTTTCGGACTCATCTGATTCACCTCAAGATGATAGAGATTGGGAAGGCGATGACCCTGATGAAGAGATTATTTATGTAAATTAG
- the LOC126681085 gene encoding amidophosphoribosyltransferase, chloroplastic, which translates to MAATASNLSPLSKPPLSNSQKPHKTLLPKTLPKPSIFSSNISRTHKSHLVFASKNPISDVISANKKYPDDVFVEYEADDDDKPREECGVVGIYGDSEAARLCYLALHALQHRGQEGAGIVAVNNNNVLQSVTGVGLVSEVFNESKLDQLPGDLAIGHVRYSTAGSSMLKNVQPFVAGYRFGSVGVAHNGNLVNYQKLRAMLEDNGSIFNTSSDTEVVLHLIATSKARPFLLRIVDACEKLVGAYSMVFVTEDKLVAVRDPYGFRPLVMGRRSNGAVVFASETCALDLIEATYEREVSPGEVLIVDKDGVQSLCLMPHPEPKQCIFEHIYFSLPNSIVFGRSVYESRHLFGEILATEAPVDCDVVIAVPDSGVVAALGYAAKAGVPFQQGLIRSHYVGRTFIEPSQKIRDFGVKLKLSPVRGVLEGKRVVVVDDSIVRGTTSSKIVRMLKEAGAKEVHMRIASPPIIASCYYGVDTPSSEELISNRMNVEEIREFIGCDSLAFLPLNSLKHLLGNESPNFCYACFSGKYPVEPTELKVKKVGDFMDDGLYGSIESLDGGWVQGPGSQNLEKVSGAQKLSSFS; encoded by the coding sequence ATGGCGGCCACAGCCTCAAATCTCTCCCCTCTCTCAAAACCACCGCTATCAAACTCTCAGAAACCCCACAAAACCCTCCTCCCAAAAACCCTCCCAAAACCCTCAATTTTCTCTTCAAATATCTCCCGCACCCACAAATCCCACCTCGTTTTCGCCTCTAAAAACCCCATCTCCGACGTTATCTCGGCCAATAAAAAGTACCCAGATGATGTTTTTGTAGAATACGAAGCTGATGATGACGATAAACCCCGTGAAGAGTGTGGTGTGGTGGGTATTTACGGCGACTCGGAAGCCGCCCGGCTCTGTTATTTGGCTCTCCATGCTTTACAGCACCGCGGCCAAGAAGGCGCTGGTATTGTTGctgttaataataataatgttttgCAATCTGTTACTGGTGTTGGGTTAGTTTCTGAGGTTTTTAATGAGTCTAAACTTGATCAGTTACCTGGAGATTTAGCTATTGGTCATGTTAGATACTCTACTGCTGGGTCTTCTATGCTTAAAAATGTTCAGCCTTTTGTTGCTGGGTATAGGTTTGGGTCTGTTGGTGTTGCTCATAATGGGAATTTAGTTAATTATCAGAAGTTGAGAGCTATGCTTGAGGATAACGGTTCGATTTTTAATACTAGTTCGGATACTGAGGTTGTTTTGCATTTGATTGCTACTTCGAAAGCTAGACCTTTTCTTCTTAGGATTGTTGATGCTTGTGAGAAGTTAGTCGGCGCTTATTCGATGGTGTTTGTTACCGAGGATAAATTGGTTGCGGTGAGAGACCCTTATGGGTTTCGGCCTTTGGTTATGGGTAGGAGGAGTAATGGTGCTGTTGTGTTTGCTTCCGAGACTTGCGCTCTTGATTTGATTGAGGCGACGTATGAGAGAGAGGTTAGTCCTGGTGAGGTTTTGATTGTGGACAAAGACGGGGTTCAATCGCTTTGTTTAATGCCCCATCCGGAACCGAAGCAATGCATATTCGAGCATATTTACTTTTCTTTGCCTAATTCAATTGTGTTTGGTCGGTCTGTTTATGAATCAAGGCATCTTTTCGGGGAAATACTTGCTACTGAGGCTCCTGTTGATTGTGATGTTGTGATTGCTGTCCCGGATTCGGGGGTGGTGGCTGCACTTGGTTATGCAGCCAAGGCAGGTGTGCCGTTTCAGCAGGGATTGATCAGGTCACACTATGTAGGTCGGACTTTTATCGAGCCATCTCAGAAAATTAGAGATTTCGGTGTTAAGCTTAAGTTATCCCCGGTGAGAGGGGTGTTGGAAGGGAAAAGAGTTGTCGTTGTTGATGACTCAATCGTGAGAGGAACTACATCGTCAAAAATTGTTAGGATGCTCAAGGAGGCCGGAGCTAAGGAAGTTCATATGAGGATTGCCAGTCCTCCAATTATCGCATCTTGTTACTACGGAGTTGACACACCAAGTTCTGAGGAATTGATATCTAATAGAATGAATGTGGAGGAAATTAGGGAGTTTATTGGTTGTGATTCGCTCGCCTTTCTTCCATTGAATAGCTTGAAGCATTTGTTAGGGAATGAGTCCCCAAATTTTTGCTATGCTTGCTTCTCTGGGAAATACCCCGTTGAGCCGACGGAACTTAAAGTGAAAAAGGTCGGTGACTTTATGGATGATGGGTTGTACGGAAGTATTGAGTCTCTTGATGGGGGTTGGGTTCAAGGACCCGGAAGTCAGAATCTGGAGAAAGTTAGTGGAGCGCAGAAGCTGTCATCGTTTTCCTGA
- the LOC126681086 gene encoding bZIP transcription factor 29-like: MGDTEQANSEMMQRLHSSFGTTHSSKYQQPFSSLNQLEIPQLNQTQMRARHFAQFAHNFNTSNTSLADTNNKRVGIPPSHPNQIPPISPYSQIPVSRPGNQQLGSPNFASGPSHSRSLSQPSSFFSLDSLPPLSSASFRDSSSNSDPVSTDVSMEERDGNSHSLLPPSPFSRVNGVRVGESLPPRKAHRRSNSDIPFGFSNVMQSSPPLVPLRSSGVLERSVSAKENVTVAKPAQLVKKEWERGNDGNAEGMGERKSEGEVVDDLFSAYMNLDNIDALNSSGTDDRNGNENREDLDSRASGTKTNNSSDNEAESSVNESGSSSLRAGSSTEKREGIKRNAAGDIAPTGRHYRSVSMDSFMGKLNFGDESPKLPPSPGNRPGQLSPTNSIDGNAFSLEFGNGEFSGAELKKIMANEKLAEIALSDPKRAKRILANRQSAARSKERKMRYISELEHKVQTLQTEATTLSAQLTLLQRDSVGLTSQNNELKFRLQAMEQQAQLRDALNEALTGEVRRLKVATAELSGDSDPTNGMVQQLSINPQMFQRQQPQPSRVNIHQLQQQQPQSQQEGNTASNSESNQ; this comes from the exons atggggGACACTGAACAAGCTAATAGTGAAATGATGCAGAGGCTTCATTCATCATTTGGAACAACACATTCTTCTAAATATCAGCAGCCTTTTTCATCTTTGAATCAGCTTGAAATACCTCAATTGAATCAAACCCAAATGAGAGCTAGGCATTTTGCTCAATTTGCACACAATTTTAACACTAGTAATACTAGTTTGGCTGATACTAATAACAAAAGAGTAGGGATTCCACCTTCTCATCCCAATCAGATCCCCCCCATTTCGCCATATTCTCAGATCCCGGTGTCTCGGCCGGGGAATCAGCAATTGGGTTCTCCGAATTTCGCCTCGGGACCGAGCCATTCGCGATCTTTGTCGCAGCCATCGTCGTTTTTTTCACTTGATTCGCTGCCGCCTTTGAGCTCGGCCTCTTTTCGTGACTCGTCGTCAAATTCTGATCCTGTGTCGACTGATGTGTCGATGGAAGAGAGGGATGGGAATTCTCATTCGTTGTTACCGCCTTCCCCATTTAGTAGGGTTAATGGTGTGAGAGTTGGCGAGAGCTTGCCTCCGAGAAAAGCGCATAGGAGGTCTAATAGTGATATTCCATTTGGGTTTTCTAATGTGATGCAATCTTCGCCACCGCTTGTTCCGCTGAGGTCTTCGGGTGTTTTAGAGCGGTCAGTGTCTGCAAAAGAAAATGTAACTGTGGCTAAGCCGGCTCAGTTGGTGAAAAAGGAATGGGAGAGAGGTAACGATGGGAATGCGGAGGGTATGGGTGAAAGGAAATCTGAAGGTGAAGTTGTGGATGATTTGTTTTCTGCGTATATGAATTTGGATAATATTGATGCGTTGAACTCGTCTGGAACTGATGATAGGAATGGTAATGAGAATCGCGAGGACTTAGATAGCAGAGCTAGCGGGACGAAGACCAATAATAGCAGTGATAATGAGGCAGAAAGCAGTGTTAATGAGAGTGGGAGTAGCTCGTTGAGGGCAGGATCTTCGACAGAGAAGAGAGAGGGGATCAAACGAAATGCTGCAGGGGATATTGCTCCAACTGGCAGACACTACAGAAGTGTTTCAATGGATAGTTTTATGGGCAAATTGAACTTTGGTGACGAGTCTCCGAAACTGCCACCTTCGCCTGGTAACCGCCCAGGTCAACTATCACCTACCAATTCAATTGATGGGAATGCCTTTAGTTTGGAGTTTGGAAATGGCGAGTTTAGTGGTGCTGAGCTGAAAAAAATTATGGCTAATGAGAAACTTGCTGAAATTGCATTATCTGATCCAAAGCGCGCAAAAAG GATTTTAGCAAATCGTCAATCAGCTGCCCGTTCTAAAGAAAGGAAGATGAGATATATTTCAGAATTGGAACACAAGGTTCAGACTCTGCAGACTGAAGCGACCACATTGTCTGCTCAGCTGACTCTTCTTCAG AGAGATTCTGTTGGGCTTACAAGCCAGAATAATGAACTGAAGTTCCGGCTACAAGCCATGGAACAACAGGCACAACTCCGAGATG CTTTGAATGAAGCATTGACCGGTGAGGTCCGGAGGTTGAAGGTCGCCACTGCAGAGCTTAGCGGGGATTCTGACCCAACAAACGGTATGGTTCAGCAGCTGTCCATCAACCCTCAGATGTTTCAGCGGCAGCAACCACAACCCTCTCGGGTCAACATTCATCAGTTGCAGCAGCAACAGCCACAGTCTCAACAAGAAGGGAATACAGCCTCGAATTCGGAATCCAATCAATAG
- the LOC126681084 gene encoding tRNA-dihydrouridine(47) synthase [NAD(P)(+)]-like — translation MTESATELADVSNNGTYQTPEQLVAKSIAPVKKEFLRPRPSARTDQNDTVSDTKSAVAKEKKSKRQLKRERLQEKKSGLHLCPQVAKTEDVSSCRYGDKCRLSHDLEAYNAQKPDDLEGQCPFKNGEGEWCPYGLACRFYGTHDVKGGNTTDTVNNSRDRNSEMNVFNKDVQKLLWKNKMKFPKADAVLKSLGLLGPNSFKKKGDDEDVDKACENDSHATNENGCDGEVATDSHATNGNGCDGEVVIDAANKLDCTSEMSTEDNTDGTTTDENRPVKKAKSYVEEKCCSGEDANGTSIPDKDLEAGCPETESKAIADDTLTERDECLKTHPREKKLIDFRGKLYLAPLTTVGNLPFRRVCKVLGADITCGEMAMCTNLLQGQASEWALLRRHSSEDLFGVQICGAYSDTVARTVELIDQECTVDFIDINMGCPIDIVVTKGAGSALLNKPMRMKSIVNSSSSIVDTPITVKVRTGFLEGRNRIHSLIADIGSWGANAVTIHGRSRQQRYSKLADWDYINQCARQAPESFQVLGNGDIFSYTDWNKQKSDCPELSTCMIARGALIKPWIFTEIKEQRHWDIRSGERLDILKEYVQFGFEHWGSDTKGVEAIRHFLLEWLSYTCRYIPVGLLDVIPQKINWRSPSYYGRDDLETLMASDSAADWIRISEMLLGKVPDGFTFSPKHKSNAYDRAENG, via the exons ATGACCGAGTCAGCTACTGAACTCGCTGACGTTAGCAATAACGGAACTTACCAAACGCCGGAACAGCTAGTCGCCAAATCAATAGCTCCGGTGAAAAAAGAATTCCTCCGTCCTCGTCCCTCTGCTAGAACCGACCAAAACGATACCGTTTCCGATACTAAAAGCGCCGTCGCCAAAgagaagaaatccaaacgacaACTCAAACGCGAACGCCTACAGGAGAAGAAATCAGGACTCCATCTCTGTCCTCAAGTAGCTAAAACTGAAGACGTTAGTTCGTGTCGTTATGGTGATAAGTGTCGTCTTAGCCATGACCTAGAAGCTTATAATGCTCAG AAACCTGATGATTTGGAAGGACAATGTCCGTTTAAGAATGGCGAAGGAGAGTGGTGTCCTTATGGATTGGCTTGTAGATTTTACGGTACGCATGATGTTAAGGGAGGTAATACTACTGATACTGTGAATAACTCGCGAGATAGAAATTCGGAGATGAATGTATTTAATAAGGATGTGCAGAAGCTTTTGTGGAAGAATAAAATGAAGTTTCCTAAAGCTGATGCTGTACTTAAGTCTCTTGGCCTCCTG GGACCTAACAGTTTCAAAAAGAAGGGTGACGATGAGGATGTTGATAAGGCTTGTGAGAATGATTCTCATGCTACTAATGAGAATGGTTGTGATGGTGAAGTTGCCACTGATTCTCACGCTACTAATGGGAATGGTTGCGATGGTGAAGTGGTCATTGATGCGGCTAATAAATTGGATTGCACTTCAGAAATGTCAACCGAGGATAATACAGATGGGACAACGACTGATGAAAACAGACCCGTGAAAAAAGCGAAGTCATATGTTGAAGAGAAGTGTTGCTCTGGAGAAGATGCTAATG GTACAAGTATTCCTGATAAAGACCTGGAAGCTGGTTGTCCAGAAACTGAATCAAAAGCTATAGCTGATGATACGCTGACAGAAAGAGACGAATGTTTAAAAACACATCCACGAGAAAAAAAGCTTATTGACTTCAGAGGAAAGCTGTATCTTGCACCCTTGACCACTGTTGGAAATCTTCCCTTCCGAAGGGTTTGCAAAGTATTAGGAGCCGATATAACTTGTGGTGAAATGGCAATGTGCACAAATCTTTTGCAG GGTCAAGCTTCAGAATGGGCACTGCTAAGGCGCCATTCGTCCGAAGATCTGTTTGGTGTTCAAATATGTGGGGCATATAGTGATACTGTGGCACGCACAGTTGAGCTTATAGATCAGGAATGCACAGTTGACTTCATTGACATAAATATGGGTTGTCCAATTGATATTGTTGTCACCAAGGGTGCTGGGTCAGCTCTTCTTAACAAACCAATGCGGATGAAAAGTATTGTAAATTCTTCCAGTAGTATAGTGGATACGCCTATTACTGTCAAG GTACGAACAGGATTCCTTGAAGGGAGAAATCGTATTCATTCCTTAATTGCTGATATTGGCAGCTGGGGAGCCAATGCTGTCACAATTCATGGTAGATCACGTCAGCAACGTTATAGTAAGCTTGCTGATTGGGACTACATTAACCAGTGTGCCAGACAGGCCCCAGAATCTTTTCAAGTACTAGGAAATGGCGATATCTTTTCATATACAGACTGGAATAAGCAAAAGTCTGACTGCCCTGAGCTTTCTACATGCATGATAGCTAGAGGAGCATTAATCAAG CCTTGGATATTTACTGAAATCAAGGAACAGAGACATTGGGACATCAGGTCTGGAGAACGATTGGATATTTTGAAAGAATATGTTCAGTTTGGCTTTGAACATTGGGGTTCTGATACAAAAG GAGTGGAGGCAATTAGGCATTTCTTGTTGGAATGGCTTAGCTACACATGTAGGTACATACCTGTTGGTCTTTTGGACGTCATTCCACAAAAGATTAACTGGCGTTCACCATCCTACTATGGTCGTGACGACCTTGAAACACTTATGGCTTCTGATTCTGCTGCTGACTGG ATTCGAATATCTGAAATGTTGCTTGGTAAAGTTCCAGACGGCTTTACGTTCTCACCAAAGCACAAGTCCAACGCGTATGACCGAGCAGAAAATGGCTAA
- the LOC126681088 gene encoding purple acid phosphatase 2 — translation MASFSFSFLFVVFLGLSLNVALFCNGGKTSSFTRKVEKTIDMPLDSDVFRVPPGYNAPQQVHITQGDLDGKAMIVSWVTEDEPGSSKVLYWSEKSKHKREATGKHVTYKFYNYTSGYIHHCTIRNLEYNTKYYYVVGIGKTTRQFWFITPPAVGPDVPYTFGLIGDLGQSYDSNITLTHYEKNPQKGQAVLFVGDLSYADNYPNHDNVRWDTWGRFAERSVAYQPWIWTVGNHEIDFAPEIGETKPFKPFTRRYRVPYKASGSTAPFWYSIKRASAYIIVLSTYSAYGKYTPQYKWIEEEFPKVNRTETPWLIVLMHAPWYNSYNYHYMEGETMRVMYEPWFVQYKVDVVFAGHVHAYERSERISNVAYNIVNGKCDPVDDKSAPVYITIGDGGNLEGLATNMTYPQPSYSAFREASFGHAIFDIKNRTHAYYAWHRNQDGYAVQADKMWFNNRYWHPVDDSTSAES, via the exons ATGGCTtccttttcattttcatttttatttgttgtttttttgggTTTGTCTTTGAATGTTGCACTGTTCTGCAATGGAGGTAAAACCAGTAGCTTCACTAGGAAAGTTGAGAAAACCATCGATATGCCTCTTGATAGCGATGTTTTTCGTGTTCCTCCCGGTTATAATGCTCCTCAACAG GTTCATATAACACAAGGAGATCTTGATGGGAAGGCAATGATTGTGTCATGGGTGACTGAGGATGAACCAGGTTCTAGTAAAGTGCTTTATTGGAGTGAAAAAAGCAAGCATAAAAGGGAGGCTACAGGCAAACATGtaacttataaattttacaattatacCTCTGGCTATATTCATCACTGCACCATCAGAAATTTGGAG TACAACACAAAGTATTATTATGTAGTTGGGATTGGTAAAACTACAAGGCAATTCTGGTTTATAACACCTCCTGCTGTTGGTCCTGATGTGCCCTATACATTTGGTCTCATAG GGGATCTTGGTCAGAGTTATGATTCAAACATAACACTTACTCACTACGAAAAGAACCCGCAAAAGGGACAGGCAGTATTGTTTGTTGGAGATCTCTCGTACGCAGATAACTATCCCAATCACGACAACGTGAGATGGGATACATGGGGAAGGTTTGCAGAGAGAAGTGTTGCTTATCAACCTTGGATATGGACAGTTGGAAATCATGAGATCGACTTTGCCCCCGAAATT GGTGAGACTAAACCTTTTAAGCCTTTTACTCGTCGATATCGTGTCCCGTATAAAGCATCAGGCAGCACTGCTCCTTTTTGGTACTCGATCAAGAGAGCTTCAGCATATATTATTGTCTTGTCTACATATTCAGCATATG GTAAATACACTCCTCAATATAAATGGATAGAAGAAGAGTTCCCGAAAGTTAACAGGACCGAGACACCATGGTTGATCGTTCTTATGCATGCCCCATGGTATAACAGCTATAACTATCATTACATGGAAGGCGAGACCATGAGAGTGATGTACGAGCCATGGTTTGTTCAGTACAAAGTTGATGTCGTTTTTGCAGGGCATGTGCACGCCTATGAACGATCT GAACGTATATCTAACGTCGCATACAACATTGTAAACGGGAAGTGCGATCCAGTAGACGATAAATCTGCCCCAGTTTACATTACCATTGGCGATGGCGGAAATCTTGAAGGCTTGGCAACTAA CATGACATATCCGCAGCCATCGTACTCAGCATTTCGTGAGGCCAGTTTCGGACACGCCATCTTCGATATAAAAAACCGGACGCACGCTTATTACGCTTGGCACAGAAATCAGGATGGATACGCTGTACAGGCAGATAAAATGTGGTTCAACAATAGATACTGGCATCCAGTTGACGATTCTACGAGCGCCGAATCATAG
- the LOC126681095 gene encoding uncharacterized protein LOC126681095, with product MTPPPGLYSGTSTLALVARASAFSFGLVYGSMKLKYLKGKVKSQKKAEEKAAHH from the exons ATGACGCCGCCACCTGGACTATACTCCGGCACCAGCACCTTAGCGTTG GTGGCTCGTGCGTCAGCCTTCTCTTTTGGTCTTGTTTATGGTAGCATGAAGCTCAAGTATCTCAAG GGTAAAGTAAAATCGCAAAAGAAAGCTGAAGAAAAGGCCGCTCATCACTAA